A window of Flexistipes sp. contains these coding sequences:
- a CDS encoding GSU3529 family protein, with translation MLAEKLKESLQYSQNNLDFPDFLAREIEIIMKEPEIMESKKNLIESLIFQVSDYDPYAEAGCCKDATSPEDIKKTINSILYK, from the coding sequence ATGTTAGCTGAAAAACTAAAGGAATCTCTTCAATATTCCCAGAATAATCTGGATTTCCCTGACTTTTTGGCAAGAGAGATAGAAATAATTATGAAAGAACCGGAAATTATGGAATCAAAAAAGAATCTGATAGAATCGCTGATATTCCAGGTGTCCGATTATGACCCATATGCTGAGGCCGGATGCTGCAAAGACGCCACTTCACCTGAGGATATAAAGAAAACAATCAACAGTATTCTTTATAAATAA
- a CDS encoding glycerophosphodiester phosphodiesterase family protein, whose amino-acid sequence MKIIAHRGSNLKAPENTVSAVKQAWLDGADGVEVDIRLTADKNVVAFHDENTKRVTNAEYEINKYSFNFLRNLDCTLQKDSENISDKIPVIEEIVEATKDGKELFLEIKCGKEIIKPLKEKLAYIFPFDKKKLNIISFLPEVLVNIWSSFHEIKTYKLIDLDRNPNMNYLSAVNEAVKNGITGLGISGEFYRCRQMVILAKSAGLKTNVWTVDDTEAAVKYQEIGLDYLTTNKPVLMKKTLTMGGG is encoded by the coding sequence GTGAAAATAATTGCACACCGGGGTTCGAATCTGAAAGCGCCGGAAAATACAGTTTCAGCTGTAAAACAGGCCTGGCTTGACGGCGCTGACGGAGTAGAGGTTGATATAAGACTCACTGCAGATAAAAATGTGGTGGCCTTCCACGATGAGAATACTAAAAGAGTAACAAATGCAGAATACGAAATAAACAAATACTCTTTTAATTTTTTAAGAAATCTTGACTGCACTCTTCAAAAAGATTCTGAAAATATATCTGACAAAATACCGGTGATTGAAGAAATTGTTGAAGCAACAAAAGATGGAAAAGAACTTTTTCTGGAAATTAAATGCGGAAAAGAAATAATCAAACCTCTTAAAGAAAAATTAGCTTATATTTTCCCGTTTGATAAAAAGAAGCTTAACATCATCAGTTTTCTGCCTGAGGTATTGGTAAATATATGGAGCAGTTTCCATGAAATAAAAACCTACAAACTTATAGACCTTGACCGCAATCCGAATATGAATTACCTGAGCGCAGTAAACGAAGCCGTAAAAAACGGGATAACCGGACTGGGGATTTCCGGAGAATTTTATCGATGCAGACAAATGGTAATATTGGCTAAAAGCGCCGGGCTGAAAACAAACGTATGGACTGTAGATGACACTGAAGCCGCTGTAAAATACCAAGAAATAGGGCTGGACTACCTCACCACAAACAAGCCGGTTCTAATGAAAAAAACACTCACAATGGGAGGTGGTTAG
- a CDS encoding coproporphyrinogen III oxidase family protein has translation MFDNNTIRMDFRARFASKIMKSACSYYLKPKKFNADFPECPDNKKRLLYLHIPFCFSFCTYCTFHKFIFDQKTAETYFRLLKKEMHLIHEKGYNFGAMYIGGGTPTVLPAELAGLIDYAKELFDIKEVSCESDPDHVSSPILENTVDRIDRLSVGIQTFNDDYLKLIGRYDKFGSGESQLEKVKNLMPHFPIVNIDMIYNYPYQKKEELINDISKVLSTGSQQITFYPLMFSSNSDWGIKNREGSKSYKRESELFQLILTNMDTKKYEQRTQWAFSKDTGDIIDEYVIDNDEYIGLGSGAFGFIGNTLYINSFSLKEYGKLIKDNKISAVKNIRFGKHAIKQYRMIVDLFGFNLNNKAFPEPEFSLLKLSECVQNKNGGYSLTPQGEFIISLMMSEFYDGMNRVRTAMRKELTDEDSVFET, from the coding sequence TTGTTTGACAACAATACAATTCGCATGGATTTCCGGGCCCGTTTTGCATCAAAAATTATGAAAAGTGCCTGCAGTTATTATCTGAAACCAAAGAAATTCAATGCAGATTTTCCCGAATGCCCCGATAATAAAAAGAGGCTTTTATATCTCCACATTCCTTTTTGTTTTTCTTTCTGCACATACTGTACATTTCATAAGTTTATTTTTGACCAAAAAACCGCCGAAACTTATTTCAGGCTGTTAAAAAAAGAAATGCATCTGATTCATGAAAAAGGTTATAATTTCGGGGCTATGTACATCGGTGGCGGAACTCCGACGGTTTTACCTGCTGAACTTGCCGGGCTCATCGATTATGCAAAAGAACTTTTTGATATAAAAGAGGTATCCTGTGAAAGTGACCCCGACCATGTATCCTCACCGATTCTTGAAAACACAGTGGATAGAATAGACAGACTTTCTGTGGGAATTCAGACTTTTAACGATGATTACCTGAAGCTGATAGGCCGGTACGATAAATTCGGCTCCGGAGAATCACAGTTGGAGAAAGTTAAAAATCTCATGCCTCATTTTCCGATAGTCAACATAGATATGATTTATAACTATCCCTATCAGAAAAAAGAGGAACTTATAAACGATATCTCCAAAGTGCTTTCCACCGGCTCGCAGCAGATAACATTCTATCCATTGATGTTTTCCTCCAACAGCGACTGGGGGATAAAAAACAGGGAGGGCTCAAAAAGCTATAAGCGTGAAAGTGAACTGTTTCAGCTTATTCTCACAAATATGGATACTAAAAAATACGAGCAGCGCACACAATGGGCGTTCTCCAAAGATACAGGCGATATTATAGACGAATACGTAATAGATAACGACGAATATATCGGGCTGGGTTCGGGAGCTTTCGGATTTATCGGCAATACACTGTATATAAATTCCTTTTCCCTGAAAGAATACGGCAAATTGATTAAGGATAACAAAATTTCAGCCGTTAAAAATATCAGATTTGGCAAACATGCTATAAAACAATACAGAATGATTGTGGATCTTTTCGGTTTTAACCTTAACAACAAAGCTTTTCCCGAGCCGGAATTTTCTCTTTTAAAACTGTCCGAATGTGTACAAAATAAAAACGGCGGTTACAGTCTGACACCACAGGGTGAGTTTATCATCTCACTAATGATGAGCGAATTTTACGATGGAATGAACCGTGTCAGAACGGCAATGAGAAAAGAACTAACAGACGAGGATTCCGTATTTGAAACATAA
- a CDS encoding two-component system sensor histidine kinase NtrB — protein sequence MSLEKYYIPGSKTAALISIISISVITYLHLSTPAGFHIIHIIHYYMLYLAVIYTAMKFGFLGGLVSAFIITVFYAPGVYLNLLDLQHYQVRSFVEILMMYTLGLFAGLYSQRIYLQNSKLKQTYEQLEKSIEEKIKMEKEIAKSEKLRVMGQLSAGIAHEIRNPLASLKSASRMLKDGRNSPQILDIMISEIDRLNAFVERFLQYANFGKIENEKIKVSSFFDELTELLKLLCKSTDDIDLKIRNYLAEECFMEGDVNNLKQVFLNIFSNSVEELKGQTGEKKLLFEVDSDDEYVVFRIKDTGSGIPDEIKERIYEPFFTTKETGTGLGLTITAKIIKDHDGILQIENDNGAHFTIKFKRVSDEYTAD from the coding sequence TTGTCGCTTGAAAAGTATTATATACCAGGCAGTAAAACCGCAGCTTTAATCTCCATTATTTCCATCTCTGTAATAACCTACCTGCACTTATCCACGCCGGCCGGTTTTCATATAATTCATATAATACACTATTATATGCTCTATCTGGCAGTTATTTACACTGCAATGAAATTCGGGTTTTTGGGAGGTTTGGTTTCAGCATTTATAATCACTGTTTTTTATGCTCCCGGGGTTTATCTTAATCTTTTGGATTTGCAGCATTATCAGGTTAGAAGTTTTGTTGAGATACTTATGATGTATACTTTGGGATTATTTGCCGGATTATATTCCCAAAGAATCTATTTACAGAACAGCAAGTTGAAACAGACCTATGAACAGCTGGAAAAAAGTATTGAAGAAAAGATAAAAATGGAAAAAGAAATCGCCAAATCTGAAAAATTGAGGGTAATGGGGCAGCTATCCGCTGGGATTGCCCATGAAATAAGAAATCCTCTTGCCTCTTTGAAATCCGCGTCAAGAATGCTTAAAGACGGCAGGAATTCACCTCAGATTCTTGATATTATGATTTCGGAAATAGACAGGCTTAACGCTTTTGTGGAAAGGTTTCTGCAATATGCCAATTTCGGGAAAATTGAGAATGAAAAAATAAAAGTCTCTTCTTTTTTTGATGAGCTGACAGAGCTGCTCAAGCTTCTTTGTAAAAGCACTGACGATATAGATTTGAAAATACGGAATTATTTGGCTGAAGAATGTTTTATGGAAGGGGATGTGAATAATCTGAAGCAGGTTTTTCTTAATATTTTTTCTAACAGTGTGGAAGAATTGAAAGGGCAAACGGGCGAGAAAAAACTCCTCTTTGAAGTGGACAGTGACGATGAATATGTGGTTTTTAGAATAAAAGATACGGGGAGTGGAATTCCGGATGAAATAAAAGAAAGGATTTACGAACCTTTTTTTACAACCAAAGAGACAGGCACCGGCCTCGGTCTGACAATAACTGCCAAAATTATAAAAGATCATGACGGCATTTTGCAAATTGAAAATGACAACGGGGCACATTTTACTATAAAATTTAAGAGGGTGAGTGATGAATATACTGCTGATTGA
- a CDS encoding sigma-54-dependent transcriptional regulator, producing the protein MNILLIEDNESLAMLIRMMLEDEGYEITYCSRGDSALETFEKGKFDVIITDVKLPGVNGHEILHRVLSDDPDALVIVITAYGNISDAVKSIKAGAFDYIAKPFENEDLLHTVNKAARYKELKQENTNLKNYVRDSLKPQIIGNSRKMQEVLDLAGKVANTEAPVLLLGESGTGKELIAREIHFRSMRNNNPFVSINCAAIPENLFENELFGHKKGAFTGADRDKKGKITQANKGTIFLDEIGELPMDSLQAKLLRFLQEKEIEPVGSSSVEKVDVRVIAATNRNLAEMVRKNTFREDLYYRLNVFPLEIPPLRERKEDLQSLCEFFLKKYGFKNAVLDKEILQKLAAYSWPGNVRELDNIIYRMTILSKNGQLDPSVIPGSESNDIRSCLDLDLPDDYFDLVNFEKNIILRSLEKFDGNKTQVAKYLCIPRHVLLYRLEKYGIKD; encoded by the coding sequence ATGAATATACTGCTGATTGAAGATAATGAATCTTTGGCAATGCTTATCAGAATGATGCTTGAGGATGAAGGCTATGAAATCACTTACTGCTCCCGGGGAGACAGTGCTCTTGAAACGTTTGAAAAAGGTAAGTTTGATGTCATAATTACCGACGTTAAGCTGCCCGGGGTCAACGGACATGAAATATTGCACCGTGTTTTATCTGATGATCCGGACGCTTTGGTTATAGTAATAACGGCTTACGGGAATATTTCGGATGCTGTAAAGTCTATAAAAGCCGGTGCTTTTGATTATATCGCAAAGCCTTTTGAAAATGAAGATTTGCTGCACACCGTAAATAAGGCTGCCAGATATAAAGAACTGAAACAGGAAAATACGAACCTGAAGAATTATGTAAGGGACTCTCTCAAACCGCAGATTATAGGAAACAGCAGAAAAATGCAGGAAGTTCTGGATCTTGCGGGAAAAGTGGCAAATACTGAAGCACCCGTGTTACTGCTGGGCGAAAGCGGCACAGGCAAAGAGCTTATTGCCAGAGAAATTCATTTCAGAAGTATGAGAAATAATAATCCTTTTGTTTCAATAAATTGTGCAGCTATCCCTGAAAATTTATTTGAAAATGAGCTGTTTGGTCACAAAAAAGGTGCTTTTACAGGTGCTGACAGAGATAAAAAGGGTAAAATCACCCAGGCCAACAAGGGAACAATATTTCTGGATGAAATAGGGGAGCTGCCTATGGATTCCCTGCAGGCGAAGCTTCTTCGTTTTCTGCAGGAAAAAGAGATAGAACCGGTGGGTTCAAGCAGTGTGGAAAAGGTTGATGTTCGCGTTATTGCAGCAACGAACAGAAACCTTGCTGAAATGGTGCGGAAAAATACATTCAGAGAGGATCTATATTACAGATTAAATGTTTTTCCTTTGGAGATACCGCCTTTAAGAGAGCGGAAAGAGGATCTGCAGAGTTTATGTGAGTTTTTCCTGAAAAAGTACGGTTTTAAAAATGCTGTATTAGACAAAGAAATCCTGCAAAAACTGGCAGCATACAGCTGGCCGGGTAACGTGCGTGAGCTTGACAATATTATTTACAGAATGACGATTCTGTCAAAAAACGGACAGCTGGATCCTTCCGTTATTCCAGGGAGTGAAAGCAATGATATAAGAAGCTGTCTTGACCTTGATCTGCCTGATGACTATTTTGATCTGGTAAATTTCGAAAAAAATATTATTCTCAGATCGCTTGAAAAATTCGACGGGAATAAAACCCAGGTGGCAAAATATCTATGCATTCCAAGACATGTTCTTTTATACAGGCTGGAAAAATACGGGATAAAAGATTGA
- a CDS encoding RrF2 family transcriptional regulator, which produces MNVTAKTVYSIMAIVELANSPKGEAVKVSKIAEKHGIPKRFLEISLSELRSSGIVDSKKGAKGGFFLSKSVEEISMYDIIKITESNVEIFNCEKYIENENCLLKSIFNSLNSEIANILKNMTFEDILKMLEDDRKVVNFII; this is translated from the coding sequence ATGAACGTTACTGCCAAAACAGTTTATTCTATAATGGCAATTGTTGAGCTGGCTAATTCTCCGAAGGGGGAAGCCGTAAAAGTATCCAAAATTGCTGAAAAGCACGGTATCCCCAAAAGGTTTCTTGAAATTTCGCTGTCGGAGCTCAGATCATCGGGCATTGTGGATTCAAAGAAGGGAGCAAAGGGAGGATTTTTTCTCTCGAAAAGCGTAGAAGAGATATCTATGTATGATATCATCAAAATAACCGAAAGCAATGTGGAAATCTTCAACTGTGAGAAATACATTGAAAATGAGAACTGTCTTTTGAAATCCATATTCAACAGCCTCAACTCGGAAATAGCAAATATTTTAAAAAACATGACTTTTGAAGATATACTGAAAATGCTTGAGGATGACAGAAAAGTCGTAAATTTTATTATTTAA
- the cooS gene encoding anaerobic carbon-monoxide dehydrogenase catalytic subunit translates to MTLDKKEKYPDKYDVKARTPDSGVRMMMERMEELGVETAFDRFDAQKPLCGFGINGTCCKNCHMGPCRITKKSPKGVCGADANVIAARNILRWVAAGVSAHGARGREVMLTLKAVSDGRLDLPILGKDKVLSSAKAFGIDTSNRKIEDIAGEIAMILLDDLCRTLPGEHRTLRALAPEDSLKTWEKLGILPIGAYHEVFESLHRTTTGTDGDWRNLMYQMLRCGLAFAWTSVAGTSIAMDCLYGSPKRSKIEVNLGNITKDTVNIAVHGHSPVLVAAIVKASRRGDLTEKARENGANKIQLYGVCCSGHSALAKFKDVKPLSSAVGAELVLATGAMDLWVADVQDVFPGIMDVAACFNTKVITTSDSARLPGAEHLAFDHHHSNLREADKIAERIISYAIDNFGERLDGKVYIPPARMEAEVGFSVENIASEFGSIDILSEYLKTGQIKGIVNLVGCNNPKIVYEEAVTVLAEKLIKNDVLVLTNGCAAYALLKLGYCNTEGLKWAGNGLRSILEPVGLPPVWHMGECLDNARASTLFRLVADSLGESVRNLPFAFSSPEWSNEKGVGAALGFRLIGVNSYHCIEPPISGSEKVSNFFYNETRESLGSVMVVEKDPVVLAECILSDIDYRRSKLSWKI, encoded by the coding sequence ATGACTCTGGACAAGAAAGAGAAGTACCCGGACAAGTATGATGTTAAAGCGAGGACACCCGATTCAGGTGTTCGTATGATGATGGAAAGAATGGAAGAACTTGGTGTTGAAACGGCTTTTGACAGATTTGATGCTCAGAAACCTCTTTGTGGTTTCGGTATAAACGGTACTTGTTGCAAAAATTGCCACATGGGACCATGCCGGATTACAAAAAAGAGCCCAAAAGGTGTATGTGGTGCTGATGCAAATGTCATAGCCGCAAGAAATATTTTGAGATGGGTGGCCGCAGGTGTTTCCGCTCACGGTGCCAGAGGAAGAGAGGTGATGCTGACACTTAAAGCTGTATCGGATGGCAGACTTGATTTGCCAATCTTGGGAAAAGATAAGGTTTTATCAAGTGCAAAAGCTTTTGGTATAGATACAAGCAACAGAAAAATTGAGGATATCGCCGGTGAAATTGCTATGATTTTACTGGATGACTTGTGCAGGACTTTGCCCGGTGAGCATCGGACTCTCAGAGCTCTTGCGCCTGAGGACAGTCTTAAAACCTGGGAAAAACTGGGCATTCTTCCGATAGGAGCTTATCACGAGGTTTTTGAATCTCTGCACCGGACCACCACAGGGACTGACGGAGACTGGAGAAATCTGATGTATCAGATGCTCAGATGCGGTCTTGCTTTTGCATGGACCAGCGTTGCAGGGACGAGTATTGCAATGGACTGTCTCTATGGATCACCTAAACGCAGCAAAATTGAAGTTAATCTGGGAAACATAACTAAAGATACGGTTAATATTGCTGTCCACGGTCATTCTCCTGTTCTTGTGGCGGCAATTGTCAAAGCTTCCAGAAGAGGGGATTTGACTGAAAAAGCGAGAGAAAACGGAGCAAATAAGATACAGCTTTACGGAGTTTGCTGTTCCGGCCACTCTGCTCTTGCTAAATTTAAAGATGTCAAGCCGCTTTCAAGTGCAGTAGGTGCTGAACTGGTTCTGGCAACAGGTGCTATGGATTTGTGGGTCGCTGATGTGCAGGATGTTTTCCCCGGCATCATGGATGTTGCCGCGTGTTTTAATACGAAAGTTATAACGACAAGTGATTCTGCAAGATTGCCCGGTGCTGAGCATTTGGCTTTTGATCATCACCATTCTAATTTGCGGGAAGCTGATAAAATTGCCGAGCGTATTATCTCCTATGCAATCGATAATTTTGGTGAACGACTTGATGGCAAAGTTTACATCCCGCCCGCCCGTATGGAGGCAGAAGTTGGATTTTCAGTTGAAAATATTGCATCTGAATTTGGCAGTATAGATATTTTGTCAGAATATCTGAAAACGGGTCAAATAAAAGGTATTGTAAATCTGGTGGGATGTAATAATCCCAAGATAGTTTATGAAGAAGCGGTTACCGTATTAGCTGAAAAGCTGATAAAAAATGATGTACTGGTACTTACAAATGGATGTGCTGCTTATGCATTGTTAAAATTGGGATATTGCAACACAGAAGGTTTAAAGTGGGCTGGAAATGGTCTCCGTTCTATTCTGGAACCGGTCGGGTTACCGCCTGTCTGGCATATGGGGGAATGTCTTGATAATGCCAGAGCCTCCACGCTGTTCCGCCTGGTTGCGGACTCTTTGGGAGAATCTGTTAGAAACCTTCCTTTCGCTTTTTCAAGCCCTGAGTGGTCAAATGAAAAAGGCGTGGGAGCAGCCCTGGGATTCAGATTAATAGGGGTTAACTCATATCATTGCATAGAACCCCCAATAAGTGGCTCAGAAAAGGTTTCGAATTTTTTTTACAATGAAACCCGGGAAAGTCTGGGTTCTGTGATGGTCGTGGAGAAAGATCCGGTTGTTTTAGCAGAATGTATTCTGAGTGATATTGACTATCGACGAAGCAAATTGTCCTGGAAAATATAA
- a CDS encoding ABC transporter substrate-binding protein yields MDRRSFIKKGLIFTGAAALSTSPWPAPSILRAAENRKVKLKIGYLPITDHMLIMAASLGKFQHAEIEPVKFSSWPDISEAIKAGAIDGAFLLTPIGITLYKKGIPLQAVMLGHRNGSVITVKVGKSIKKTGDLRGKTIAIPSPFSTHNILLRKILLENKIPVSSVRIIDMAPPEMPVALATGRIDGYIVAEPFGAQAEFMNVGEILMLSRDIWKDHICCVLNINESVIKNHPESVRELVGGMVNTAGFIKNNPKKASEKSVDFLGQKPSVVEHVLTKPKGRLTFDHLKPEISDFEATQNYMVEFGIADRKVSLKNYVSTDFFEG; encoded by the coding sequence ATGGATAGAAGGAGTTTTATAAAAAAAGGATTAATATTTACAGGAGCAGCAGCTTTAAGCACTTCGCCGTGGCCTGCACCCTCGATACTCCGGGCTGCTGAGAACAGGAAAGTAAAACTAAAGATTGGATATCTTCCTATTACCGACCATATGCTTATAATGGCCGCCAGTCTGGGAAAATTCCAACATGCGGAGATTGAGCCTGTTAAATTTTCATCATGGCCTGATATTTCGGAAGCAATCAAAGCCGGTGCTATTGATGGTGCTTTTCTCCTTACACCAATTGGCATCACCCTTTACAAAAAAGGTATTCCACTTCAGGCAGTTATGCTGGGACACAGAAACGGCAGTGTGATAACTGTAAAAGTGGGTAAAAGTATAAAAAAAACAGGAGATTTAAGAGGTAAAACAATAGCTATTCCCAGCCCTTTTTCCACTCATAATATACTTTTAAGAAAGATTCTGTTGGAAAATAAAATACCAGTATCATCAGTCCGTATAATTGATATGGCACCCCCGGAGATGCCTGTTGCATTGGCTACGGGTAGAATTGACGGTTACATAGTAGCAGAGCCTTTCGGCGCTCAGGCGGAATTTATGAATGTTGGAGAAATTCTTATGTTATCAAGAGACATTTGGAAAGATCACATCTGCTGTGTTCTTAATATAAATGAATCTGTAATAAAAAATCATCCCGAATCAGTAAGAGAACTTGTGGGTGGAATGGTAAATACGGCCGGATTTATAAAGAATAATCCTAAGAAAGCATCAGAAAAATCCGTGGATTTTCTTGGTCAGAAGCCTAGTGTGGTGGAGCATGTTTTGACCAAGCCGAAAGGCAGACTGACTTTTGATCATTTAAAACCTGAGATTTCGGATTTTGAAGCCACTCAGAACTATATGGTAGAGTTCGGTATTGCCGATAGAAAAGTAAGTTTGAAAAATTATGTGAGTACAGATTTTTTTGAGGGATAA
- a CDS encoding ABC transporter permease — protein sequence MGRVAKNLIKLLPIVSIAAFFLFWQYFSGFYSVTLFPSPLQVLTALFELIERGVLAEHITVSILRYLAGYILAVIFAVPLGIMFGYYPLFHFAVDPLIQVLRPISPIAWFPLAVLWFGIGNAPAVFIIFLASFFPLLLSTLDSVRQIPPIYFKVAANFGAGKGAVFYKVILPAAFPGIMVGLHIAVGTAWIHLVAGEMLGSQSGLGYLIVDSRNFLRTDWIIAGMLTVGIIGLVIYRIMQMFEIFIKRFWGVES from the coding sequence GTGGGGAGAGTTGCAAAGAATTTAATAAAATTACTGCCAATTGTAAGTATTGCTGCTTTTTTTTTGTTTTGGCAGTATTTTTCCGGCTTTTATTCAGTTACACTTTTCCCCTCTCCGCTCCAAGTTTTAACAGCTTTGTTTGAGCTCATTGAAAGAGGCGTTCTTGCTGAACATATTACGGTAAGTATTTTAAGATATTTAGCAGGCTATATTCTTGCTGTCATATTTGCTGTCCCTCTGGGGATTATGTTTGGGTATTATCCTCTGTTCCATTTTGCCGTTGATCCTTTAATTCAGGTATTGCGGCCGATATCGCCTATAGCATGGTTTCCTCTCGCAGTTCTATGGTTCGGCATAGGTAACGCTCCCGCTGTTTTCATAATTTTTCTTGCATCATTTTTCCCTCTGTTGTTATCTACGCTGGATTCGGTTCGCCAGATCCCTCCCATTTATTTTAAAGTTGCAGCCAATTTTGGTGCCGGCAAAGGGGCGGTTTTTTACAAAGTTATACTGCCGGCTGCTTTTCCCGGAATAATGGTTGGGCTTCATATCGCTGTAGGGACAGCGTGGATACATCTTGTTGCCGGTGAAATGCTTGGTTCTCAATCAGGGCTCGGGTATTTGATAGTTGATTCGAGAAATTTTCTTCGTACTGACTGGATAATTGCCGGGATGCTGACCGTAGGTATAATCGGTCTGGTAATTTACAGAATAATGCAAATGTTTGAGATTTTTATAAAAAGATTCTGGGGAGTTGAATCGTGA
- a CDS encoding ABC transporter ATP-binding protein: MKFEKQPPKIIIRDVEKYYKEHTALSSIDLEISAGELVCVVGPSGCGKSTLISLMAGFEKPSYGTVSIDGKEVKSPDSDRIMIFQDYGLFPWKTVMGNILFALQAKKIKGEKALQAAREYIALVGLEGSENKHPYQLSGGMKQRVAIARALAVEPSILFMDEPFAALDAFTRMRLQDEILRLWKEKQPTIVFVTHDLDEAVYLGGRIFVMATNPGRLSRIVKVELPHPCNRTSSAFLSYRNELFREFQLVHEKNEEYVI; this comes from the coding sequence GTGAAATTTGAAAAACAGCCTCCAAAAATTATTATAAGGGACGTGGAGAAGTATTATAAGGAACATACCGCACTCTCAAGTATCGATCTTGAAATTTCGGCGGGCGAGTTGGTTTGTGTTGTAGGCCCAAGCGGCTGTGGTAAAAGTACGCTTATAAGTTTGATGGCGGGTTTTGAAAAACCTTCTTATGGCACGGTTAGTATCGACGGCAAAGAAGTAAAATCACCTGATTCAGACCGTATAATGATATTTCAGGATTATGGACTTTTTCCATGGAAAACTGTTATGGGGAATATACTGTTTGCACTTCAGGCAAAAAAAATCAAGGGTGAAAAAGCACTCCAGGCAGCCCGTGAATACATTGCTCTTGTCGGCCTGGAAGGAAGTGAAAATAAACATCCTTACCAGCTTTCCGGAGGCATGAAACAGAGAGTGGCAATAGCAAGAGCACTGGCAGTGGAACCGAGTATTTTGTTTATGGATGAACCGTTTGCAGCCCTGGATGCTTTTACCCGGATGCGTCTTCAGGATGAAATTCTGCGATTGTGGAAGGAGAAACAGCCCACCATTGTTTTTGTTACCCACGACTTAGATGAGGCTGTTTATCTGGGAGGACGTATATTTGTTATGGCCACTAATCCAGGGAGGCTCAGCCGTATTGTAAAAGTGGAACTGCCGCATCCGTGTAATCGAACCAGCAGCGCTTTTCTATCATATCGTAACGAACTGTTCAGAGAATTTCAGCTTGTACATGAAAAAAATGAAGAGTATGTGATATAA
- a CDS encoding TlpA family protein disulfide reductase, with translation MKKTNFRWLILPILIAVAFYITACTDKTDVETGNFTTMDKTGYTDFLEKNKGKVVLVNVFASWCPSCQYEMPLLNNIYSDFKGKDFVMIGLSIDKKMNDLSKFIKEYNVDFPVYLGAEDLMTHLKVTGVPETFLYDKKGKLVNKTIGPVNENYSEKVKNIL, from the coding sequence ATGAAAAAAACTAACTTCAGATGGCTGATTTTACCAATTTTGATAGCAGTCGCATTCTATATTACGGCCTGCACTGACAAGACGGATGTCGAAACCGGGAATTTTACAACGATGGATAAAACAGGTTATACCGATTTTCTCGAAAAGAATAAAGGCAAAGTGGTTCTGGTAAATGTTTTTGCATCCTGGTGTCCATCCTGTCAGTATGAAATGCCGTTGTTAAATAACATTTACTCGGATTTTAAAGGGAAGGATTTTGTGATGATTGGTCTCTCAATTGACAAAAAAATGAATGATCTGAGTAAATTTATAAAGGAATACAATGTCGATTTCCCCGTATATCTTGGTGCTGAAGACCTTATGACACACTTAAAAGTAACTGGTGTGCCTGAAACGTTTCTTTATGATAAAAAAGGCAAACTTGTAAATAAAACAATCGGTCCGGTTAATGAAAATTATAGCGAAAAAGTAAAAAATATTTTATAA